The following proteins are encoded in a genomic region of Spirosoma sp. SC4-14:
- a CDS encoding glycosyltransferase family 1 protein — translation MPSLFIDTERLRDLNSGLGQVCLHLGHELVRQCPNQWQLTFLVPKGKSGIFGDSVKYVEASWQRKLGIAGRYDVWHCLHQDSSYLPFPLLNGSAQLVLTIHDLNFLERSDYSATKKAQKLARLQQKTDRASALTTISDYTASVVKEHLRISSSKPIRVIYNGVAADLNEAPIELPDSLLHSIADSPFFLFLGVIHPKKNVHTLLPLLEAFPDYQLVLAGPDGHSYAQHIREQAQKLGVANRLLMPGAVDEATKRWLYAHCEAFLFPSLSEGFGLPVVEAMTFGKPVFMANLTSLPEVGGKEAYYFENFEPESMAKIIHDGLHDFGHNPLRAERMKRRATEFSWSNAAKAYWEVYEEVV, via the coding sequence ATGCCTTCTCTTTTTATCGATACCGAACGATTACGTGATCTCAACAGTGGTTTGGGACAGGTTTGCCTGCATCTGGGGCATGAACTGGTTCGGCAGTGTCCTAATCAGTGGCAGCTCACGTTTTTAGTGCCGAAAGGGAAATCGGGCATTTTCGGCGATTCGGTAAAGTATGTGGAAGCGTCGTGGCAGCGGAAACTTGGTATTGCTGGCCGTTACGATGTCTGGCATTGTCTGCATCAGGATTCTTCTTATTTGCCATTTCCCTTGCTAAATGGTTCGGCGCAACTTGTTCTGACAATCCATGATCTCAACTTTTTAGAACGGTCCGATTATTCGGCTACGAAAAAAGCACAGAAGCTGGCTCGCCTTCAGCAAAAAACTGACCGGGCATCGGCCTTAACGACCATTTCGGATTATACGGCATCGGTAGTAAAAGAACACCTCCGTATTTCATCGTCGAAACCAATTCGGGTGATTTATAATGGTGTCGCTGCTGATCTGAACGAAGCCCCAATAGAATTGCCTGATTCGCTCCTCCATTCAATTGCTGATTCGCCTTTCTTCTTATTTCTGGGGGTTATCCATCCCAAAAAAAACGTTCATACACTACTCCCGCTACTCGAAGCCTTTCCTGACTATCAGCTCGTGCTGGCCGGACCCGATGGCCATTCGTATGCGCAGCACATTCGCGAACAGGCGCAAAAGCTGGGTGTTGCCAACCGGTTGTTAATGCCGGGAGCCGTCGACGAAGCGACCAAACGTTGGCTCTATGCTCATTGCGAAGCGTTTTTATTTCCCTCGCTTTCCGAAGGGTTTGGGTTGCCGGTGGTTGAAGCGATGACATTTGGCAAACCCGTCTTTATGGCAAACCTGACGAGCTTGCCCGAGGTTGGTGGGAAAGAAGCCTACTATTTTGAGAATTTCGAGCCAGAAAGTATGGCTAAAATCATTCATGATGGATTACATGATTTTGGCCACAATCCATTGCGGGCCGAACGAATGAAAAGACGGGCTACCGAATTTAGCTGGTCGAATGCTGCCAAGGCGTATTGGGAAGTGTATGAGGAAGTTGTCTGA
- the hemE gene encoding uroporphyrinogen decarboxylase has product MTLKNDLFLRTARGELTERVPVWMMRQAGRVLPEYRAVREQAGSFITLAKTPELAAEVTIQPVDAFDVDAAIIFSDILVVPEAMGLPYEMVESRGPVFPDTVRTMNDLKRLRVADAESDLGYVLDAIKLTKKELNNRVPLIGFAGAPFTIFCYMTEGKGSKTFSVAKKLLYTDPDFAHALLQQITDSTIAYLQAQIRAGADVIQIFDSWAGILSPEQYRTFSLPYIKQICDLVTGLPERTVPITVFAKGAYFARHEIGQLSCDVVGLDWNMDPHESRQLIPDRVLQGNLDPCVLYADFAQIRAEVKRMLSAFGHQHYIANLGHGIYPDTDRDKARCFVDAVKEM; this is encoded by the coding sequence ATGACTTTGAAAAATGATTTATTTCTCCGCACTGCACGCGGAGAACTGACCGAACGTGTTCCGGTCTGGATGATGCGGCAGGCAGGTCGCGTGCTCCCCGAATACCGGGCTGTTCGGGAGCAGGCTGGAAGTTTTATCACGCTGGCCAAAACGCCAGAACTAGCCGCTGAAGTAACCATTCAGCCAGTCGATGCCTTCGATGTTGATGCTGCCATCATTTTCTCCGATATTCTGGTGGTGCCAGAAGCAATGGGCCTTCCCTACGAAATGGTCGAAAGTCGTGGTCCCGTTTTCCCTGATACGGTTCGAACAATGAACGATCTGAAACGATTACGGGTAGCCGATGCAGAAAGCGATCTGGGCTATGTGCTCGATGCCATCAAACTGACTAAAAAAGAACTGAACAACCGGGTACCGCTGATTGGTTTTGCCGGAGCACCGTTCACTATTTTTTGTTACATGACCGAAGGCAAAGGTTCCAAAACATTTTCGGTTGCCAAGAAGCTCTTATATACTGATCCTGACTTTGCCCACGCGCTGCTTCAGCAGATCACCGACAGCACCATTGCTTACCTACAGGCACAGATTCGGGCCGGGGCCGATGTCATACAGATTTTCGATTCATGGGCGGGCATTCTTTCCCCCGAACAATATCGGACGTTCTCGTTGCCCTACATCAAACAAATCTGCGACCTCGTTACGGGGCTACCCGAACGCACCGTTCCCATCACCGTTTTTGCCAAAGGAGCCTATTTTGCCCGGCACGAAATTGGCCAGTTGAGTTGCGATGTAGTTGGACTGGATTGGAACATGGACCCCCACGAATCGCGGCAATTAATTCCCGACCGCGTGTTGCAGGGAAATTTAGACCCGTGTGTACTTTATGCTGATTTTGCCCAAATCAGAGCTGAAGTCAAACGTATGCTGAGTGCCTTTGGGCATCAACATTATATTGCCAATCTGGGGCATGGTATTTATCCCGACACCGACCGCGATAAAGCACGGTGTTTCGTCGATGCTGTGAAAGAAATGTAG
- a CDS encoding bifunctional ADP-heptose synthase — translation MNPVLDMTIDELFDQFDKLRVLIIGDVMLDSYVWGRVERISPEAPVPVVTVQRRELRLGGAGNVLLNVQALGAEAIICSVIGTDEPGDKLVAELGERSLNCDGLIRSNDRMTTIKERIIAGSQQVVRVDTETDKYITATEREQLVAKAKELIPTCHVLIFEDYDKGVLSKEAIAEITDFANEQGVPTVVDPKKRNFLSYQNTTLFKPNLKELREGLKLDFDVDKPAEFNEAVDHLKQQLNLKGALITLSERGVFIDFNGEKHKLPAHVRTIADVSGAGDTVVSIAACCIALKQSPRVIAGLSNLGGGLVCESVGVVPIDKSQLKQEARENL, via the coding sequence ATGAATCCGGTTCTGGATATGACAATTGACGAGTTGTTTGATCAATTCGACAAACTACGTGTTCTGATTATTGGCGATGTAATGCTCGATTCCTACGTCTGGGGCCGTGTGGAGCGTATTTCGCCCGAAGCCCCCGTTCCGGTTGTGACGGTCCAGCGACGGGAGTTGCGATTGGGGGGAGCTGGCAATGTGTTGTTGAATGTGCAGGCTCTGGGGGCCGAAGCAATTATCTGTTCGGTAATTGGTACCGATGAGCCCGGCGATAAACTCGTTGCAGAACTGGGCGAGCGTAGCTTAAATTGCGATGGACTGATTCGGAGCAACGATCGCATGACTACCATTAAGGAGCGAATCATTGCAGGTTCGCAACAGGTTGTACGGGTCGATACCGAAACCGATAAATACATTACGGCGACCGAACGGGAACAGTTGGTGGCCAAGGCAAAAGAACTGATTCCGACCTGCCATGTCCTGATTTTTGAAGATTATGACAAAGGTGTTCTGAGCAAAGAAGCTATCGCCGAAATCACCGATTTTGCTAATGAACAGGGCGTTCCGACGGTGGTAGATCCTAAAAAACGAAACTTTCTGTCGTATCAGAATACCACGCTTTTTAAACCCAATCTGAAAGAGCTGCGAGAGGGACTTAAGCTGGATTTTGATGTCGATAAGCCTGCGGAGTTTAACGAAGCGGTTGATCATCTTAAGCAGCAACTTAATTTGAAAGGAGCTTTGATTACGCTTTCGGAGCGGGGTGTTTTTATTGACTTCAATGGCGAAAAACACAAACTGCCTGCGCATGTTCGCACAATTGCCGATGTGTCGGGAGCGGGCGATACGGTGGTTAGTATTGCGGCCTGTTGCATTGCCCTAAAACAATCTCCGCGTGTTATTGCCGGTTTATCGAATCTGGGTGGAGGGCTGGTTTGTGAGTCGGTTGGTGTTGTGCCAATTGATAAAAGCCAGTTGAAACAAGAAGCCAGGGAGAATTTGTGA
- a CDS encoding M23 family metallopeptidase, with protein MKKYILSSNLIGLSFLASAYLFAYPASSPQRSIPNVEQGGVVRWAGDCVRCSMGNKHWRALDGNCYFPVDMAKSIGVYPVYRWNKQGHRQKRYIDVVKREFIREDFKDFPKTEYVDVSPRNIARVRREQSQVMPLFRRETKADFDLPLGAPASSMPKAENNFGAFRTFNGKPRNRHTGVDYPIAEGQPVLSLAPGRVVLVGDHFFGGKSVYVDHGDGLVAMYLHLNSFAVVKGDRVKKGQKLGEVGATGRATGPHLHLGVRWHNSRIDPSALLAAPGSLPQLQ; from the coding sequence ATGAAAAAGTATATTTTATCTAGTAACTTAATTGGCTTGTCGTTTCTGGCATCGGCTTATCTGTTTGCTTACCCAGCCAGCAGTCCTCAGCGATCAATACCCAACGTAGAGCAAGGTGGCGTGGTCCGGTGGGCGGGCGATTGCGTACGCTGTAGCATGGGCAATAAACATTGGCGTGCGCTCGATGGCAATTGCTACTTCCCAGTCGATATGGCCAAGTCCATCGGTGTTTACCCTGTATATCGCTGGAACAAACAGGGCCATCGGCAGAAACGGTATATCGATGTTGTTAAGCGGGAATTTATTCGAGAGGATTTTAAAGATTTCCCCAAAACGGAATACGTAGATGTTTCGCCCAGAAACATTGCGCGGGTTCGGCGCGAACAAAGTCAGGTAATGCCACTTTTTCGGCGAGAAACCAAAGCTGATTTCGACTTACCCTTAGGAGCGCCCGCCAGTTCGATGCCTAAAGCTGAAAACAATTTTGGCGCTTTCCGAACTTTCAATGGCAAGCCTCGCAATCGGCATACCGGCGTCGATTATCCGATTGCTGAAGGGCAGCCCGTTTTAAGTCTGGCTCCGGGTCGGGTGGTACTGGTAGGCGATCATTTTTTTGGTGGCAAGTCGGTTTACGTCGATCATGGCGATGGGTTGGTGGCCATGTATCTGCACTTAAATTCTTTTGCTGTTGTCAAAGGAGACCGGGTAAAAAAAGGCCAGAAACTGGGCGAAGTAGGTGCCACCGGACGTGCCACCGGACCGCACCTGCATTTAGGCGTGCGCTGGCACAATTCCCGGATCGACCCATCTGCCTTATTGGCTGCACCAGGTTCGCTTCCTCAACTCCAGTAG
- a CDS encoding FGGY family carbohydrate kinase: MYFLGFDLGSSSVKACLVNAESGIAVASAYFPETEMAIDAPEAGFAEQHPNSWWQNACLASKAVLAKAEVKAEAVKAIGISYQMHGLVVVDKDFTVLRPSIIWCDSRAVPFGNRAFNDLGHDYTLHHLLNSPGNFTAAKLAWVKANEPNIYAQVDKFMLPGDYLAARMTGNIATTASGLSEGAFWDFQANEPAQFLLDYFGFDSRLIPTLKPTFAPQGELTSIAAAELGLAAGTPVTYRAGDQPNNALSLNVLEPGQIAATAGTSGVVYGVSDQASYDPKSRVNTFLHVSHTAENPRYGVLMCVNGTGILNSWLRNQVLRRSINYDQMNVLAHEAPIGADGLVCLPFGNGAERILENADLGASFHNLQLTRHGLPHLIRAAQEGIVFALYYGIQIMKSVGVGLQTIRAGEANMFLSPLFRDTLANLTGAAIELYNTDGAQGAARGAGLGLGYYKTPAEAFAGLNVVRTIEPDMRAQEAYREAYGRWLKLMTD; the protein is encoded by the coding sequence ATGTATTTTCTTGGCTTCGACCTGGGTAGCTCGTCTGTTAAGGCGTGTTTAGTAAATGCCGAAAGCGGCATCGCCGTTGCATCTGCCTACTTTCCTGAAACCGAAATGGCTATTGATGCACCAGAGGCCGGTTTTGCCGAACAACACCCCAATAGTTGGTGGCAAAATGCCTGTCTGGCCAGCAAGGCTGTTCTGGCCAAAGCCGAGGTTAAAGCGGAGGCTGTAAAAGCCATTGGAATTTCCTATCAGATGCACGGCCTGGTTGTTGTCGACAAGGATTTTACGGTACTTCGTCCATCCATTATTTGGTGCGATAGCCGAGCTGTTCCGTTCGGCAATCGGGCATTCAACGATCTTGGTCATGATTATACACTTCACCACCTGCTCAACTCACCGGGTAATTTCACGGCTGCCAAACTTGCCTGGGTAAAAGCCAACGAACCGAACATCTACGCCCAGGTAGATAAGTTTATGCTTCCTGGCGATTATCTGGCCGCCCGAATGACTGGCAACATTGCAACAACGGCATCGGGTTTGTCGGAAGGGGCTTTCTGGGACTTTCAGGCCAATGAGCCCGCACAGTTTTTGCTCGATTATTTCGGATTTGATAGCCGTTTAATCCCTACCCTTAAGCCAACCTTTGCTCCTCAGGGAGAATTAACCTCCATAGCTGCGGCAGAACTTGGGTTAGCAGCCGGAACACCGGTTACCTACCGCGCTGGCGACCAGCCCAACAATGCATTATCGCTCAATGTGCTCGAACCGGGCCAAATTGCGGCCACAGCCGGAACCTCTGGCGTTGTGTATGGCGTCAGCGATCAGGCAAGTTACGATCCAAAATCGCGCGTGAACACGTTCCTGCACGTAAGCCATACAGCCGAAAACCCGCGCTATGGTGTTTTGATGTGTGTGAACGGCACCGGCATCCTAAACAGTTGGCTACGCAATCAGGTTCTGCGCCGATCAATCAACTACGATCAAATGAACGTACTGGCTCATGAGGCTCCCATTGGTGCCGACGGTCTTGTATGCCTTCCTTTTGGCAACGGCGCCGAACGGATTCTCGAAAATGCCGATCTGGGTGCTTCTTTTCACAACCTACAATTGACCCGTCATGGCTTACCTCACTTAATTCGAGCCGCCCAGGAAGGAATTGTTTTTGCTTTATATTACGGTATCCAGATCATGAAAAGCGTAGGCGTGGGTCTGCAAACGATTCGGGCGGGCGAAGCCAATATGTTCCTTAGTCCGCTCTTCCGCGATACGCTGGCGAACTTAACCGGTGCCGCCATTGAGTTGTATAATACCGACGGGGCGCAGGGTGCGGCTCGCGGTGCTGGTTTGGGCTTAGGCTATTACAAAACACCTGCCGAAGCCTTCGCAGGCTTAAATGTAGTGCGGACCATCGAACCCGACATGCGCGCTCAGGAAGCCTATCGAGAAGCCTACGGACGCTGGTTAAAACTAATGACCGATTAG
- a CDS encoding DUF433 domain-containing protein, with protein MLITVGDVLGWLASGMTINEIASDFPNARRYLLL; from the coding sequence ATGCTTATCACGGTTGGCGACGTTCTTGGCTGGTTAGCATCTGGCATGACAATCAATGAGATAGCTAGTGATTTTCCTAACGCCCGAAGGTACTTGCTTTTGTAG
- a CDS encoding nuclear transport factor 2 family protein translates to MNVLLLLLTTLACVPAFAQSGDEAAVKNTVNQLFEGMQTVDSTMLKTLFTPTARLQTVVNKQGDISVRDEAISVFISSIGKAKAGTLDERLAGMDIKIDGELATAWTPYVFYFQDKKSHCGVNAFTLVKLNGSWKIQTIIDTRRRENCPDLPKK, encoded by the coding sequence ATGAACGTTTTACTACTACTGCTTACAACACTTGCCTGCGTGCCTGCTTTCGCTCAGTCGGGCGACGAAGCCGCCGTGAAAAATACGGTCAATCAGCTTTTCGAGGGGATGCAAACCGTGGATTCAACTATGCTCAAAACGCTCTTTACACCAACTGCTCGTCTGCAAACGGTGGTCAATAAACAGGGCGACATTTCGGTACGTGATGAAGCCATTTCGGTTTTTATCAGTTCGATCGGCAAAGCCAAAGCCGGTACGCTCGATGAGCGACTGGCGGGGATGGATATTAAAATCGATGGTGAATTAGCTACCGCCTGGACACCCTATGTTTTCTATTTTCAGGATAAAAAAAGCCACTGCGGAGTGAATGCCTTCACACTGGTAAAACTGAATGGAAGCTGGAAAATCCAGACTATTATTGACACCCGTCGGCGCGAAAACTGCCCCGACCTGCCCAAAAAATAG
- a CDS encoding enoyl-CoA hydratase-related protein has protein sequence MLYTADQVAQLPGLHADSDGFRYLLVSLHNHVLTITLNRPEKKNALNPAMLNELAFALAYAHYTSAVWMVVLTAAGDTFCAGMDLKALSMGDTEQARVPEPLGPVRIGEIMADLHKPCIARVQGPVYAGGFLLVGGSTYVVAADTATFSLPEVKRGLFPFQVLAVLLDCMSARTALDLCLRARTLSATEAKNVGLVTEVTVINELDMAVSRLTDELKQFSPTAMQFGLRAFQQLKSLPSSEQQAYLFEQFRQLQQTADAKEGMTAFLEKRQPKWRSE, from the coding sequence ATGTTATACACTGCTGATCAAGTTGCTCAATTACCCGGTCTGCATGCCGATTCTGATGGCTTTCGTTATCTTCTCGTGTCACTTCACAACCATGTGCTGACGATTACGCTGAACCGGCCCGAAAAGAAAAATGCGCTAAATCCGGCTATGTTAAATGAACTGGCTTTTGCGTTAGCCTATGCTCATTATACATCCGCCGTATGGATGGTGGTTTTGACGGCAGCCGGCGATACGTTTTGCGCCGGAATGGATCTAAAAGCATTGTCGATGGGCGATACTGAGCAGGCTCGCGTGCCTGAGCCGTTGGGGCCGGTTCGGATAGGGGAAATTATGGCCGATTTGCACAAACCCTGTATCGCGCGTGTGCAGGGGCCGGTTTATGCCGGAGGCTTCCTGCTGGTTGGGGGGAGCACCTATGTTGTAGCGGCCGATACGGCTACATTTAGCTTGCCAGAAGTGAAGCGTGGTTTATTTCCATTTCAGGTGCTGGCCGTTTTGCTGGATTGTATGTCCGCCCGAACCGCGCTCGATCTGTGTTTGCGCGCCCGGACGCTTTCGGCAACTGAGGCCAAAAATGTAGGCTTGGTAACAGAAGTTACGGTTATCAATGAGCTGGATATGGCGGTTTCGCGACTGACGGATGAATTAAAGCAGTTTTCACCAACTGCCATGCAGTTTGGCTTACGTGCTTTTCAGCAATTAAAAAGCCTGCCATCGAGCGAGCAGCAGGCTTATTTATTCGAACAGTTTCGGCAACTTCAGCAAACTGCCGATGCCAAAGAGGGAATGACGGCTTTTTTGGAAAAACGGCAACCCAAATGGCGTAGCGAATAG
- a CDS encoding T9SS type A sorting domain-containing protein yields MRTLTLLLLFVSFFRVSYATHLLGGYIQIKPSAPSALTYEIVVIVYYDEVLGKEAASSANSITVCYGDGQTGNVPRSTRIFFNNNQMSRNVYSINHAYVGPGTYTVATALTNRTSSLNIANSATQQVPLALSTTFFTTTLFNQTPTLSIPPTGFQIANKQRVVFPLAATDTEGDSLVYALARPLTSPDNDPCTHRQVAGYQFPNDFTQQGTFKLNSHTGDLIWDAPTQQGQFSVAITVSEYRNGTLISQTSEEIPLIVVDKPVTPGIIPPYEPAMEGVVVTGITEYGYKDASLLVFPNPVDDRLQVVIQTSNPGMATIVLLNVEGRTLHELSFPKAAYQHEQLIDMGSLSPGVYLLRATIGNRSIMQKIIRK; encoded by the coding sequence ATGAGAACTCTTACGCTTCTACTCCTGTTTGTCAGCTTCTTCCGTGTATCGTATGCTACCCATCTGTTAGGCGGCTACATTCAGATAAAGCCCAGTGCCCCATCAGCACTCACGTACGAAATAGTAGTGATTGTCTATTACGACGAAGTATTGGGTAAAGAAGCCGCCAGTAGTGCAAACAGTATAACGGTTTGTTATGGCGATGGGCAAACCGGCAACGTACCCAGATCGACCCGAATTTTCTTCAATAATAATCAGATGAGCCGCAACGTCTACAGCATCAACCATGCGTATGTAGGCCCCGGTACGTATACAGTGGCAACCGCACTGACTAATCGCACATCGTCGCTAAACATAGCCAATAGTGCTACCCAACAGGTTCCACTGGCGCTCTCAACAACTTTTTTTACCACAACGCTCTTCAATCAAACACCAACACTATCGATTCCGCCGACAGGGTTTCAGATTGCGAATAAGCAACGAGTTGTTTTTCCGCTGGCCGCTACCGACACTGAAGGCGATAGCCTGGTTTATGCACTGGCCCGTCCATTGACAAGTCCAGACAACGATCCATGCACTCATCGGCAAGTGGCAGGCTATCAGTTCCCCAACGATTTTACGCAACAGGGGACGTTTAAACTAAACAGCCACACGGGCGATCTGATCTGGGATGCGCCAACCCAACAAGGGCAGTTTAGTGTAGCCATCACGGTGAGCGAATACAGAAACGGCACCCTCATTAGCCAGACGTCCGAAGAAATTCCCCTGATTGTAGTCGATAAGCCTGTTACACCGGGTATTATTCCGCCGTATGAACCGGCTATGGAGGGAGTAGTTGTTACAGGAATAACCGAATACGGTTATAAAGATGCTTCTTTGTTGGTTTTTCCAAATCCAGTAGACGACCGCTTACAGGTAGTTATTCAAACCAGCAATCCAGGGATGGCGACTATAGTTCTCCTCAATGTCGAAGGCAGAACCCTGCATGAACTGTCGTTCCCCAAAGCAGCCTACCAGCATGAGCAGTTGATTGATATGGGAAGCCTGTCGCCAGGTGTTTATCTGTTACGGGCAACTATCGGCAACCGCTCAATAATGCAAAAGATAATCAGGAAGTAA
- a CDS encoding radical SAM protein produces MRLVSHPVLCNYYVTYRCNATCSFCDIWERPSPYVTLDNARENFLDLKRLGVRVIDFTGGEPLLHRQLPDLLQEAKGLGFITTVTTNALLYPKYAERLRGLVDMLHFSLDSPIAQEHDLSRGVRCFDKVMESIQMARQLGERPDILFTVFEHNVHQIRQMHENICLPNNLLLILNPVFEYNTVETGKRFSEEALQQMSWWGKQKNIYINDAFLQLRRDGGNHVETPICRAGSTTIVISPENKLVLPCYHLGLKEFAINGQLYDLYRSDEVQKLVALEGRLPACEGCAINCYMQPSFAVDVTKYWWKALPSTLKYNWIKGTWKQLV; encoded by the coding sequence ATGCGTCTTGTCTCCCATCCGGTTCTGTGTAACTACTACGTGACATACCGCTGTAATGCCACCTGTAGTTTTTGCGACATCTGGGAGCGGCCTTCTCCATACGTTACGCTCGACAACGCCCGCGAAAATTTTCTGGACCTGAAACGATTAGGGGTTCGGGTAATCGATTTTACGGGTGGCGAACCGTTGCTGCACCGTCAGTTGCCCGATCTGCTTCAGGAGGCTAAAGGTCTGGGTTTTATCACAACCGTTACGACCAACGCCCTGCTTTACCCGAAATATGCCGAACGGTTGCGTGGCCTGGTCGATATGCTCCATTTCTCGCTCGATTCGCCAATAGCCCAAGAGCATGATCTGTCGCGGGGCGTTCGCTGTTTCGACAAGGTGATGGAATCTATTCAAATGGCCCGGCAACTGGGCGAACGGCCAGATATTCTGTTCACGGTGTTTGAGCATAATGTGCATCAGATTCGGCAGATGCATGAGAACATTTGCCTGCCAAATAATCTGCTGCTTATCCTGAATCCGGTTTTTGAATACAATACGGTTGAGACGGGTAAACGTTTCTCCGAAGAAGCGCTGCAACAAATGTCGTGGTGGGGAAAACAGAAAAATATTTATATCAACGATGCCTTCCTGCAACTGCGTCGGGATGGAGGTAATCATGTCGAAACGCCGATTTGCCGGGCAGGAAGTACCACCATCGTTATTTCGCCCGAAAATAAATTAGTGCTTCCCTGCTACCACTTAGGCCTGAAAGAGTTTGCCATCAACGGCCAGCTCTATGATTTGTACCGTTCCGATGAGGTTCAGAAATTAGTAGCGCTGGAGGGACGGCTACCTGCTTGCGAAGGCTGTGCGATTAACTGTTATATGCAGCCGTCATTTGCGGTCGACGTCACTAAATACTGGTGGAAAGCTTTGCCAAGTACTCTCAAATACAACTGGATAAAGGGTACCTGGAAACAGCTTGTATAA
- the accD gene encoding acetyl-CoA carboxylase, carboxyltransferase subunit beta gives MSWFVRKDKGIQTPTEMKREAPDGLWYQCPNCKKAMHSREHKLNAYTCVHCNYHEKIGSEAYFSILFDDNVFTELDASMISADPLKFVDTKAYPDRVKSTIAKTGLRDAVRTAYGEMNGLTVTMAVMDFNFIGGSMGSVVGEKIARAIDFAIKNKTPFLMISRSGGARMMEAGFSLMQMAKTSAKLALLSEAKLPYVSLLTDPTTGGVTASYAMLGDFNIAEPEALIGFAGPRVIRETIGKDLPKGFQSAEFVLDHGFLDFIIDRKDLKDKLTSLFKMLE, from the coding sequence ATGTCTTGGTTCGTCCGAAAAGATAAGGGTATTCAGACCCCAACCGAAATGAAGCGGGAAGCTCCCGACGGTCTGTGGTACCAATGCCCAAATTGTAAAAAAGCAATGCACTCGCGTGAGCACAAGCTCAATGCATATACCTGCGTACATTGTAATTACCACGAAAAGATCGGCTCAGAAGCCTATTTCTCCATCCTCTTCGATGACAATGTGTTTACTGAACTCGATGCATCGATGATTTCGGCTGACCCACTTAAGTTTGTGGATACGAAAGCCTATCCGGATCGGGTAAAATCGACAATTGCGAAAACCGGCCTGCGCGATGCTGTTCGAACTGCGTATGGTGAAATGAATGGCCTGACTGTTACGATGGCTGTTATGGATTTTAATTTCATTGGTGGTTCAATGGGATCAGTTGTCGGGGAGAAAATAGCACGGGCGATCGACTTTGCCATTAAAAACAAGACGCCGTTTCTGATGATTTCACGATCGGGAGGAGCGCGGATGATGGAGGCTGGGTTCTCGCTGATGCAGATGGCCAAAACGTCGGCTAAACTTGCGCTGCTATCGGAAGCGAAATTGCCGTATGTGTCTTTGCTCACCGATCCAACCACGGGTGGTGTTACGGCCTCATATGCCATGCTTGGCGATTTCAATATTGCTGAACCTGAGGCCCTCATTGGTTTTGCCGGCCCACGGGTCATTCGGGAAACGATTGGTAAAGACTTGCCCAAAGGCTTCCAGAGTGCCGAGTTTGTCCTCGACCATGGCTTCCTCGATTTCATCATTGATCGGAAAGACCTGAAGGATAAACTGACAAGTTTGTTTAAAATGCTTGAATAA
- a CDS encoding DNA alkylation repair protein — MIYTDVKNDLQAQANPERAKVSAWFFKTGPGQYGEGDLFLGLSMPQQHTIAKKYLNLPADNVERLLREPYHECRMTGLLIWVYQARKAGENQRLTLMDHYLANRQYVNNWDLVDATCPQLVGRSLLQGDRSVLYDLAQENHLWSQRIAIVSTMTFIRADQFADTFSIAELLLAHKHDLIHKAIGWMLREVGKRNADALEEFLHDHIRQIPRTALRYAIEKFDPPRRKYYLLL; from the coding sequence GTGATCTATACAGATGTAAAAAATGACTTGCAGGCGCAGGCCAACCCCGAACGGGCCAAAGTGTCGGCCTGGTTTTTCAAGACCGGGCCCGGTCAATATGGAGAGGGTGACCTGTTTCTGGGTCTTTCGATGCCCCAACAACATACGATTGCTAAAAAATACCTGAACTTACCGGCAGACAATGTGGAACGGCTATTGCGAGAGCCGTATCATGAGTGTCGGATGACAGGTCTGCTGATTTGGGTATACCAGGCTCGAAAGGCAGGAGAAAACCAGCGGCTGACCCTGATGGACCATTATCTGGCAAATCGACAATACGTCAATAACTGGGATTTGGTTGATGCAACGTGCCCGCAACTGGTTGGGCGCTCCCTGCTACAGGGCGACCGATCGGTGTTGTATGACCTGGCTCAGGAAAATCACCTGTGGAGCCAGCGGATTGCCATTGTCTCAACTATGACATTTATTCGGGCCGATCAGTTTGCCGATACATTTTCTATTGCCGAACTCCTTTTAGCACATAAGCACGACCTGATTCATAAGGCAATTGGGTGGATGTTGCGGGAAGTTGGCAAACGAAATGCCGATGCGCTCGAAGAATTTTTACACGATCATATTCGCCAAATACCGCGCACAGCGCTTCGCTATGCCATTGAAAAGTTCGATCCGCCCCGGCGTAAGTATTATCTACTGCTGTAA